From the genome of Solidesulfovibrio carbinolicus, one region includes:
- a CDS encoding sensor histidine kinase encodes MALSVKGKLQALCAVIVAGFALVFVVDIREGRLTERTLALERLAVAARIEALEMRRQEKNFFLRHDPEALAAVLRHQQAAVTAIEAIRAIDPDHDPLSDAALARLDAYRRGFEAIAGSPGGSDAADPTARYLESSQALERLPESHPALAEAVGRVARLEKRWLASGTAENLRRLTREAEHLRDSGPFPETARAARDYLAALDDYASRLEDAGAATASFVSAARALEPVTESLRAAYETRRNAIARVTDLLDFGIQAAVLVLVALAAWGLFRAVATPLDRLRRHARRLVRGETANLDPSEYSGEFRDLAADIAAMESHLLDTIRELAGKEREAADQACKAEAARQQAEELGRVKTDFLSLVSHEFKTPLTSMVGFAQVMRKRLERGPLAEQAGHAPDIAAEVQRLRHNLAIMLEEGRKLAGLIDNVLELAALDAGDLPLAPTPLAPAEILDRAAAPHLAAMQAKGLAFVRDIPGDLPPLRGDRDRLVFVFDQLLSNAVKFTQDGQIACRAGVRDGLAVIAVEDTGQGIPADMGEAVFEKFFQLGDVTTGKMPGLGIGLAAARAVVKRHGGAITAHGLPGRGVRVEVALPLFEAAP; translated from the coding sequence ATGGCCCTAAGCGTCAAGGGCAAGCTGCAAGCGCTGTGCGCCGTCATCGTGGCCGGCTTCGCCTTGGTGTTTGTCGTGGACATCCGGGAGGGCCGCCTCACCGAGCGCACCCTGGCCCTGGAGCGCTTGGCCGTGGCCGCCCGCATTGAGGCCCTGGAGATGCGCCGCCAGGAAAAGAATTTCTTCCTGCGCCACGATCCCGAGGCCCTGGCCGCCGTGCTCCGCCACCAGCAGGCCGCCGTGACCGCCATTGAGGCCATCCGCGCCATCGACCCGGATCACGATCCCTTGTCCGACGCGGCCCTGGCCCGGCTCGACGCCTATCGCCGGGGGTTCGAGGCCATCGCCGGCTCCCCGGGCGGGAGCGACGCCGCCGATCCCACCGCCCGGTATCTGGAAAGCTCCCAGGCCCTGGAACGCCTGCCCGAAAGCCACCCGGCCCTGGCCGAGGCCGTGGGCCGGGTGGCCCGACTGGAAAAACGCTGGCTGGCCTCGGGAACGGCGGAAAATCTCCGACGGTTGACCCGCGAAGCCGAACACCTGCGCGACAGCGGGCCTTTTCCCGAAACCGCGCGCGCGGCCCGGGACTACCTCGCCGCCCTGGACGACTATGCCAGCCGCCTGGAAGACGCCGGCGCGGCCACGGCCTCGTTCGTGTCCGCCGCCCGGGCCCTGGAGCCCGTCACCGAGTCCTTGCGGGCCGCCTACGAAACCCGGCGAAACGCCATCGCCCGGGTCACGGACCTGCTCGATTTCGGCATCCAGGCCGCGGTCCTGGTCCTGGTCGCCCTGGCCGCCTGGGGACTGTTCCGGGCCGTGGCCACGCCGCTGGATCGCCTTCGCCGCCATGCCCGGCGGCTGGTCCGGGGCGAGACCGCCAATCTGGATCCGAGCGAATATTCCGGCGAATTTCGGGATCTGGCCGCCGACATCGCGGCCATGGAAAGCCATCTGCTGGACACCATCCGCGAACTGGCCGGCAAGGAACGCGAGGCCGCCGACCAGGCGTGCAAGGCCGAGGCCGCCCGGCAGCAGGCCGAGGAACTGGGCCGGGTCAAGACCGATTTTTTAAGCCTCGTCTCCCACGAATTCAAAACGCCGCTGACCTCCATGGTCGGCTTCGCCCAGGTCATGCGCAAGCGCCTGGAACGCGGCCCTCTGGCCGAACAGGCCGGCCACGCCCCGGACATTGCCGCCGAGGTCCAGCGCCTACGCCACAATCTGGCCATCATGCTGGAGGAAGGCCGCAAGCTCGCCGGGCTGATCGACAACGTCCTGGAACTGGCCGCCCTGGACGCCGGCGATCTGCCCTTGGCCCCGACGCCCCTGGCCCCGGCCGAGATCCTCGACCGGGCGGCCGCTCCCCATCTGGCGGCGATGCAGGCCAAGGGGCTGGCTTTCGTGCGCGACATCCCCGGCGATCTGCCGCCCCTTCGCGGCGACCGGGACCGGCTGGTCTTCGTTTTCGACCAGCTCCTGTCCAACGCCGTGAAGTTCACCCAGGACGGGCAGATCGCCTGCCGGGCCGGGGTGCGGGACGGGCTGGCCGTCATCGCCGTGGAAGACACCGGCCAGGGCATCCCCGCCGACATGGGCGAAGCGGTCTTTGAGAAATTTTTCCAGCTCGGCGACGTCACCACCGGCAAAATGCCGGGCCTGGGCATCGGCCTGGCCGCCGCCCGGGCCGTGGTCAAGCGCCACGGCGGCGCCATCACGGCCCACGGCCTACCCGGCCGGGGCGTCCGCGTCGAGGTCGCTCTGCCCCTTTTCGAGGCCGCCCCATGA
- a CDS encoding sensor histidine kinase — protein sequence MIQDELSRLRLKLIAVTLAFSFIPLLSLGLGLYAKFYDTYTEKIYGNLRNLADNKKVTIDLFLTERVAQLSNLALTESYAELAGDAYLERIFGVLQLHSKSFLDLQVIDQNGICVSYVGPYQLRGIDYSREDWFRTVMAKGIHISDVFMGFRKYPHFNIAVSRREGERTWVLRAAIDSDIFDSLVRTVQLGKSGDAFLLNAQHVLQTKPRFGHDMFDTVPFPDIPRFSGTRVDELTIGGEVSLYAMTWLNLKDWLLVIKDDPGEELLPLYRARWLLILLLCGGGTLIVIGAVFIANGTVRELIRAEREKATLDASLTQSSKMAALGKLAAGVAHEVNNPLAIIMEKAGWMRDLLSEEDIKASPNFQEFADAVAKIEFHVRRAKDVTHRLLGFARRMEPTQENLDVNLLLEQTRSFLENEANFRGIAFVRDYQSDLPHIESDASQLQQVFLNILDNAIDAIDKNGTITIATRKLPDTPEVEIAIADTGNGIPRETLEKIFDPFFTTKKVGEGTGLGLTISYSIIEKLGGRIQVASEEGKGTTFRITLPVAV from the coding sequence ATGATTCAGGACGAACTCAGCCGGCTGCGCCTAAAGCTCATCGCCGTCACCCTGGCCTTTTCCTTTATTCCGCTTTTAAGCCTCGGCCTTGGACTCTACGCCAAGTTCTACGACACCTACACCGAGAAGATCTACGGCAACCTGCGCAATCTGGCCGACAACAAGAAAGTCACCATCGACCTGTTTCTGACCGAACGCGTGGCCCAGCTTTCCAACCTGGCCCTGACCGAATCCTACGCCGAGCTGGCCGGCGACGCGTATCTCGAACGCATTTTCGGCGTGCTCCAGCTGCACAGCAAGTCTTTCCTCGACCTGCAGGTCATCGACCAGAACGGCATCTGTGTCTCCTACGTCGGCCCCTACCAGTTGCGCGGCATCGACTACAGCCGCGAGGACTGGTTCCGCACGGTCATGGCCAAGGGCATCCACATCAGCGACGTGTTCATGGGCTTTCGCAAATACCCGCATTTCAACATCGCCGTCAGCCGCCGCGAGGGCGAGCGAACCTGGGTCCTGCGCGCCGCCATCGACTCCGACATCTTCGATTCCCTGGTGCGCACGGTGCAGCTCGGCAAATCCGGCGACGCCTTCCTGTTAAACGCCCAGCACGTGCTCCAGACCAAGCCGCGCTTTGGCCACGACATGTTCGACACCGTGCCCTTCCCGGACATCCCCCGATTTTCCGGCACCCGGGTGGACGAGCTGACCATCGGCGGCGAGGTGTCGCTCTACGCCATGACTTGGCTCAATCTCAAAGACTGGCTGCTGGTCATCAAGGACGATCCGGGCGAGGAGCTGCTGCCCTTGTACCGGGCGCGCTGGCTCCTTATTTTGCTGCTGTGCGGCGGCGGCACGCTCATCGTCATCGGCGCGGTGTTCATCGCCAACGGCACCGTGCGCGAGCTCATCCGGGCCGAGCGGGAAAAGGCCACCCTGGACGCCTCGCTCACCCAGTCGAGCAAGATGGCCGCCCTGGGCAAGCTGGCCGCCGGCGTGGCCCACGAGGTCAACAATCCCCTGGCCATCATCATGGAAAAGGCCGGCTGGATGCGCGATCTCTTAAGCGAAGAGGACATCAAGGCCAGCCCCAATTTCCAGGAATTCGCCGACGCCGTGGCCAAGATCGAGTTCCACGTGCGCCGGGCCAAGGACGTCACCCACCGGCTGCTCGGGTTCGCCCGGCGCATGGAGCCCACCCAGGAGAACCTCGACGTCAATCTGCTTCTGGAACAGACCCGGTCGTTTCTGGAAAACGAGGCCAACTTCCGGGGCATCGCCTTTGTGCGCGACTACCAATCCGACCTGCCCCACATCGAATCCGACGCTTCCCAGCTCCAGCAGGTCTTCCTCAACATCCTCGACAACGCCATCGACGCCATCGACAAAAACGGCACCATCACCATCGCCACGCGCAAGCTGCCCGACACGCCGGAAGTGGAAATCGCCATCGCCGACACCGGCAACGGCATCCCGCGTGAAACCCTGGAGAAGATCTTCGATCCCTTCTTCACCACCAAGAAAGTCGGCGAAGGCACCGGCCTTGGGCTGACCATCAGCTACAGCATCATCGAAAAGCTGGGCGGCCGCATCCAGGTCGCCAGCGAGGAAGGCAAGGGCACCACGTTCCGCATAACCCTGCCCGTGGCCGTCTGA
- a CDS encoding response regulator — translation MGLRVLAVDDEADFIETLVKRFTYRQIPVTAAGNGPDALAFLEREPFDVVILDMRMPGMDGLAVLQEIKKRHPLVEVIILTGHASVESGMQGMSLGAYDYVLKPVDFGELLEKAKKAYERKKLNESRADA, via the coding sequence ATGGGACTTCGCGTCTTGGCCGTGGATGACGAGGCCGATTTCATCGAAACCCTGGTCAAACGGTTCACCTACCGCCAGATTCCCGTGACCGCCGCCGGCAACGGGCCTGACGCCCTGGCGTTTTTGGAGCGCGAACCCTTTGACGTGGTCATCCTGGACATGCGCATGCCCGGCATGGATGGGCTGGCCGTGCTTCAGGAAATCAAGAAGCGCCACCCCCTGGTCGAGGTCATCATCCTCACCGGCCACGCCTCGGTGGAATCCGGGATGCAGGGCATGTCCCTTGGAGCCTACGACTACGTGCTTAAACCCGTGGACTTTGGGGAATTGCTGGAAAAGGCCAAGAAGGCCTATGAGCGCAAAAAGCTTAATGAATCCCGGGCCGACGCCTGA
- a CDS encoding sensor histidine kinase — translation MSAKSLMNPGPTPDAPGLLPGEHAPPLWPHTLLAPGLAGAAVLSALAAPPLVGVGLALFAGAICIGSALTLARRVRRGERELHELDIRLLHSQKLAAIGELSSGIAHEINNPLAIITQEIDLARELFGPNACPAQEDLADIKDCLDQVGKQVARCRQITHKLLNFARKMEPVLQEEALERVIEDMAVLVEREAAGRGVAIRRDYDQSLPPMRTDVPLLRQVILNLLTNALHATPEGGTITLATGRQNGRAVIEVRDTGCGIPPENLPKVFDPFFTTKEPGKGTGLGLSLSHGIVARLGGNLTAQSAVGKGSVFTVSLPL, via the coding sequence ATGAGCGCAAAAAGCTTAATGAATCCCGGGCCGACGCCTGACGCTCCCGGGCTGTTGCCCGGGGAACACGCGCCGCCCTTGTGGCCCCATACCCTGCTCGCCCCGGGGCTGGCCGGCGCGGCCGTGCTCTCGGCCCTGGCCGCCCCGCCCCTGGTCGGCGTGGGGCTGGCCCTTTTCGCCGGGGCCATCTGCATCGGCTCGGCCCTGACCCTGGCCCGGCGGGTGCGACGCGGCGAACGCGAACTCCACGAGCTCGACATCAGGCTCCTGCATTCCCAAAAGCTGGCCGCCATCGGCGAACTGTCCTCGGGCATCGCCCACGAGATCAATAACCCGCTGGCCATCATCACCCAGGAAATCGACCTGGCCCGGGAACTCTTTGGCCCCAATGCCTGCCCGGCCCAGGAGGATCTGGCCGACATCAAGGATTGCCTGGATCAGGTCGGCAAGCAGGTGGCCCGCTGCCGCCAGATCACCCACAAGCTCCTCAATTTCGCCCGCAAGATGGAACCCGTGCTCCAGGAGGAAGCCCTGGAGCGGGTCATTGAGGACATGGCCGTTCTGGTCGAGCGCGAGGCCGCCGGGCGCGGCGTGGCCATCCGGCGCGACTACGACCAGTCCCTGCCGCCCATGCGCACCGACGTGCCGCTGTTGCGCCAGGTCATCCTCAATCTCCTCACCAACGCCCTGCACGCCACCCCCGAAGGCGGAACCATCACCCTGGCCACCGGCCGCCAAAACGGACGGGCCGTCATCGAGGTGCGCGACACTGGCTGCGGCATTCCCCCGGAAAACCTGCCCAAGGTCTTCGATCCCTTTTTCACCACCAAGGAACCCGGCAAGGGCACGGGCCTTGGCCTGTCCCTGTCCCACGGCATCGTCGCCCGCCTGGGCGGCAATCTCACGGCCCAAAGCGCCGTTGGCAAAGGCTCGGTTTTCACCGTCAGCCTCCCCCTGTAA
- a CDS encoding response regulator, whose protein sequence is MADPIRVLIVDDEERFRETLAKLLGRHGFVVREAGSGPAALELLAQAPCDVIVLDVKMPGMTGADALPLLRAACPEAEVLVLTGHASVDIASTMIAGGAADYLLKPCPTEELEGAIRAVYDRRQATRPR, encoded by the coding sequence ATGGCCGACCCCATCCGCGTCCTTATTGTCGATGACGAGGAACGGTTCCGCGAAACCCTGGCCAAGCTCCTTGGCCGCCACGGCTTTGTCGTGCGCGAGGCCGGCAGCGGCCCGGCCGCCCTGGAGCTTTTGGCGCAAGCCCCCTGCGACGTCATCGTGCTGGACGTCAAAATGCCCGGCATGACCGGGGCCGACGCGTTGCCGCTGTTGCGCGCCGCCTGCCCCGAGGCCGAGGTGCTGGTGCTCACCGGCCACGCCTCGGTGGACATCGCCTCGACCATGATCGCCGGCGGCGCGGCCGATTATCTGCTCAAGCCCTGCCCCACCGAGGAACTCGAAGGGGCCATCCGCGCCGTCTACGACCGCCGCCAAGCCACCCGGCCCCGCTGA
- the sqr gene encoding type III sulfide quinone reductase, selenoprotein subtype yields MKKLLILGSGAGGVMVATQLRKKLDPREWKITIIDRTWQHHYQPGWLFVPFGIYDIKDCIKPQTDFIPSGVDFVQDEITNVDPVKKVVTCKGGSHSYDWIVVATGCRIMPDEIDGMLDGWGQDVHNFYTPDGSIALAKKLKHFKKGKLVLNIAEMPIKCPVAPLEFVFLADWFFMTQDSRCNIEIELVTPLTGAFTKPVAAEILGRMCEEKNIKIVPNFEIAQVNADKKTIESHKGEELDYDLLISIPPNFGSQVIIDSDIGDPMGYMDTDHHTLKSKKYENMYIIGDATNVPTSKAGSVAHFESEIVVGNILREIDGLEPLPEFDGHSNCFIVSGYEKAVLIDFNYKIEPLPGKFPFPGIGPLSLLEESFLNYCGKMMFKWVYFNLMLKGKELPLEPQMFMAGKKRMGACAL; encoded by the coding sequence ATGAAAAAGCTGTTGATCCTTGGCTCGGGCGCCGGCGGCGTCATGGTGGCCACCCAGCTCCGCAAGAAGCTCGATCCCCGGGAATGGAAGATCACCATCATCGACCGCACCTGGCAGCACCACTATCAGCCGGGCTGGCTTTTCGTGCCGTTTGGCATCTACGACATCAAGGACTGCATCAAGCCGCAGACCGACTTCATTCCCTCGGGCGTCGATTTCGTCCAGGACGAGATCACCAACGTCGATCCGGTCAAGAAGGTCGTCACCTGCAAGGGCGGCTCCCACTCCTATGACTGGATCGTGGTCGCCACCGGCTGCCGCATCATGCCCGACGAGATCGACGGCATGCTCGACGGCTGGGGACAGGACGTCCACAACTTCTACACCCCGGACGGCTCCATCGCCCTGGCGAAAAAGCTCAAGCACTTTAAGAAAGGCAAGCTCGTGCTCAACATCGCCGAGATGCCCATCAAGTGCCCGGTGGCTCCTCTGGAGTTCGTGTTCCTGGCCGACTGGTTCTTCATGACCCAGGACAGCCGCTGCAACATCGAGATCGAGCTGGTGACCCCGCTGACCGGCGCCTTCACCAAGCCCGTGGCCGCCGAGATCCTGGGCCGGATGTGCGAAGAGAAAAACATCAAGATCGTGCCCAACTTCGAGATCGCCCAGGTCAACGCCGACAAGAAAACCATCGAGTCCCACAAGGGCGAGGAACTCGATTACGACCTGCTCATCTCCATCCCGCCCAACTTCGGCTCCCAGGTCATCATCGACAGCGACATCGGCGATCCCATGGGCTACATGGACACCGACCACCACACGCTGAAGTCCAAGAAATACGAGAACATGTACATCATCGGCGACGCCACCAACGTCCCGACCTCCAAGGCCGGCTCGGTGGCCCACTTCGAGTCCGAGATCGTGGTGGGGAACATCCTGCGCGAGATCGACGGTCTGGAGCCCCTGCCGGAATTCGACGGCCATTCCAACTGCTTCATCGTCTCGGGCTACGAAAAGGCCGTGCTCATCGACTTCAACTACAAGATCGAGCCGCTGCCGGGCAAATTCCCGTTCCCGGGCATCGGGCCGCTGTCGCTTTTGGAAGAATCCTTCCTCAACTACTGCGGCAAGATGATGTTCAAGTGGGTGTATTTCAACCTGATGCTCAAGGGCAAGGAACTGCCGCTGGAGCCCCAGATGTTCATGGCCGGCAAAAAGCGCATGGGCGCTTGCGCGCTGTAG
- a CDS encoding DUF1641 domain-containing protein, whose translation MTTEERILERLESIEAELKEQRVARLERGEMFHDMNPLMKSGFKILLKELGSVEAGFQLEDLFVLIKRFLRNIGNLAYALEQLENIIELWHTMEPLAKSMVHTGIRSLGELEQRGVFRTYAAMMDVRAKVAAHYGPDDIAAMGDSFVALIGLLKKMSDPKMLELLDKLTDLPAGLDLTKAEPVGPLGMVKALGDPDLKRGIGVALELAKGLGKLSEAAPR comes from the coding sequence ATGACCACCGAGGAACGCATTCTTGAACGCCTTGAGTCCATCGAGGCGGAGCTGAAAGAACAACGGGTCGCCCGTCTGGAACGGGGCGAGATGTTCCACGACATGAACCCGCTCATGAAGTCGGGATTTAAAATCCTGCTCAAGGAACTGGGGTCCGTGGAAGCCGGTTTCCAGCTCGAAGACCTCTTCGTGCTGATCAAGCGCTTCCTGCGCAACATCGGCAACCTGGCCTACGCCCTGGAGCAGCTCGAAAACATCATTGAACTGTGGCACACCATGGAGCCTCTGGCCAAGTCCATGGTCCACACCGGCATCCGCAGCCTGGGCGAACTGGAACAGCGCGGCGTGTTCCGCACCTACGCCGCCATGATGGATGTGCGCGCCAAGGTCGCCGCCCATTACGGCCCCGACGACATCGCCGCCATGGGCGACAGCTTCGTGGCGCTCATTGGCCTGCTCAAGAAGATGTCCGATCCCAAGATGCTTGAACTGCTCGACAAGCTCACCGACCTGCCGGCCGGCCTGGATCTCACCAAGGCCGAACCCGTCGGCCCCCTGGGCATGGTCAAGGCGCTTGGCGATCCCGATCTCAAGCGCGGCATCGGCGTCGCCCTGGAACTGGCCAAGGGCCTGGGCAAATTAAGCGAAGCCGCCCCCCGTTAA
- a CDS encoding response regulator, with amino-acid sequence MAKKILIIDDDPEVVSYLKDLFDGEGFTTFTATDGVAGLEQAQVHNPDLITLDMDMPARGGTLFYVKLRKEPGLAEIPVVVISGVGPRPPALGSNVPVISKPVDRVKTLRLVKEMLGE; translated from the coding sequence ATGGCCAAGAAGATACTCATCATCGACGACGATCCCGAAGTCGTCAGCTACTTAAAAGACCTCTTCGACGGCGAAGGCTTCACCACCTTCACCGCCACCGACGGCGTGGCCGGCCTGGAGCAGGCCCAGGTCCACAACCCGGACCTCATCACCCTGGACATGGACATGCCCGCCCGTGGCGGCACCCTGTTCTACGTGAAGCTGCGCAAGGAACCCGGCCTGGCCGAGATTCCGGTCGTCGTGATAAGCGGCGTCGGCCCCCGTCCACCGGCCCTTGGCAGCAACGTGCCGGTCATCAGCAAGCCTGTGGACCGGGTCAAAACCTTGCGCCTTGTCAAGGAGATGCTTGGGGAATAA
- a CDS encoding hybrid sensor histidine kinase/response regulator gives MNEKVLLVDDDEAIREVLSLSIADLGYDVETAPGGREALDLCATFKPSIVLTDIKMPGMDGIELLSRVKALDPEIEVIMISGHGDMELAIESLKRQALDFLTKPVRDELLTAALHRAADRVSMRRQIAEHTRNLERLVREKSARLVEMERRMAVGQAVEGVASAIEGLIASFDQGPSYFNQMPCCIVIHNRYLEIVAVNTLGRQRLGEVVGKMSWELYADRQGSGNACPVWRTVEQGQGQRGRETFRDKDGREIPVLVHTAPVFGTDGQVELVIEIAADVAEVGRLQEELRAVREKFQRLFDAVPCAIAVLDQDFTVVEANRQWRADFGEAETGPCHKLFAHRDDPCEHCPAESSFHDGASHEGETVVSTRCGAAKNMLLRTAPIPDAAGETSQVIEIAADITPIRALQDHLASLGLMLGSMSHGVKGLLTSLDGGMFKVETGLSREDWTRVRDGWGVVSDKIGRIRNMVLDILWYAKSREPELAPVSIETFARDLAGIVEAKAKSRGVAFILRLGEAEGTLPMDETALTSAMVNLLENAVDACAEDKVKAFHEVTLTVEATAEAVTFVVADNGVGMDQSTRERMFTLFFSSKGSRGTGLGLFIANQIVAQHSGAIAVTSEPGVGSAIAVRLPRGDGAGVCA, from the coding sequence ATGAACGAGAAGGTGCTGCTGGTTGACGACGACGAGGCCATCCGCGAAGTCCTCAGCCTCTCCATCGCCGACCTGGGCTACGACGTGGAAACCGCCCCCGGCGGCCGCGAAGCCCTGGACCTGTGCGCCACCTTCAAGCCCTCCATCGTGCTCACCGACATCAAGATGCCCGGCATGGACGGCATCGAACTGCTTTCGCGCGTCAAGGCGCTTGATCCCGAGATCGAGGTCATCATGATTTCCGGCCACGGCGACATGGAACTGGCCATCGAAAGCCTCAAGCGCCAGGCCCTGGATTTCCTCACCAAGCCCGTGCGCGACGAACTGCTCACCGCCGCCCTGCACCGGGCCGCCGACCGCGTGTCCATGCGCCGCCAGATCGCCGAACACACCCGCAATCTCGAACGGCTGGTGCGCGAAAAATCCGCCCGCCTGGTCGAGATGGAGCGCCGCATGGCCGTGGGCCAGGCCGTGGAGGGCGTGGCCAGCGCCATCGAGGGGCTGATTGCCTCCTTCGACCAGGGGCCGAGCTATTTCAACCAGATGCCCTGCTGCATCGTCATCCACAACCGCTACCTCGAAATCGTGGCCGTAAACACCCTGGGCCGGCAGCGCCTGGGCGAGGTGGTGGGCAAGATGAGCTGGGAACTCTACGCCGACCGCCAGGGCAGCGGCAACGCCTGCCCGGTCTGGCGCACCGTGGAGCAAGGCCAGGGCCAGCGCGGCCGCGAGACCTTCCGCGACAAGGACGGCCGCGAGATTCCGGTGCTGGTCCATACCGCCCCGGTCTTTGGCACGGACGGTCAGGTGGAGCTGGTCATCGAGATCGCCGCCGACGTGGCCGAGGTGGGCCGGCTCCAGGAAGAACTGCGGGCCGTGCGCGAAAAGTTCCAGCGCCTGTTCGACGCCGTGCCCTGCGCCATCGCCGTGCTGGACCAGGACTTCACCGTGGTCGAGGCAAACCGCCAATGGCGCGCCGACTTCGGCGAGGCCGAAACCGGCCCCTGCCACAAACTCTTTGCCCACCGCGACGACCCCTGCGAACACTGCCCGGCCGAAAGCTCTTTCCACGACGGCGCGTCCCACGAAGGCGAAACCGTCGTTTCCACCCGCTGCGGCGCGGCCAAAAACATGCTCTTGCGCACCGCTCCCATCCCCGACGCCGCCGGCGAAACCAGCCAGGTCATCGAAATCGCCGCCGACATCACCCCCATCCGGGCCCTGCAAGACCACCTCGCGTCGCTTGGGCTCATGCTCGGCTCCATGTCCCACGGCGTCAAAGGCCTGCTCACCTCCCTCGACGGCGGCATGTTCAAGGTCGAAACCGGACTGTCCCGCGAGGACTGGACCCGCGTGCGCGACGGCTGGGGCGTGGTGTCCGACAAGATCGGACGCATCCGCAACATGGTCCTCGACATCCTGTGGTACGCCAAATCGCGCGAACCCGAACTCGCCCCCGTCTCCATCGAAACCTTCGCCCGCGATCTGGCCGGCATCGTCGAAGCCAAGGCCAAAAGCCGCGGCGTGGCCTTCATCCTGCGCCTGGGCGAGGCCGAGGGCACCCTGCCCATGGACGAAACGGCCCTGACCTCGGCCATGGTCAACCTGCTCGAAAACGCCGTGGACGCCTGCGCCGAAGACAAGGTCAAGGCCTTCCACGAAGTGACCCTGACCGTGGAAGCAACAGCCGAAGCCGTGACCTTCGTGGTCGCCGACAACGGTGTGGGCATGGACCAGTCCACCCGGGAACGCATGTTTACGCTGTTTTTCTCCTCCAAAGGCTCGCGCGGCACCGGACTGGGGCTTTTCATCGCCAACCAGATCGTGGCCCAACACAGCGGAGCCATCGCCGTGACCTCCGAACCCGGCGTCGGCAGCGCCATCGCCGTGCGCCTGCCGCGCGGCGATGGCGCTGGGGTGTGCGCTTAG